In Cryptomeria japonica chromosome 5, Sugi_1.0, whole genome shotgun sequence, the genomic window TTATCTGGGTTGTTtgccttatcttgtacatcaatccCATTTTCTTCCTTTAAGAACTCTGAAATGGCAAGGAGCAAGGGAAATCCCCAAGTCCTTATTGTCAAGCACATAATCAGAGTCCTCTGTAGTCTCGCCAATTCCATTAAGGCAGATGGGTATGCTCTTTCTTCAAAGACAAGGAGAAGTTTCAGCTCAAGAGATGAGTTCTTGAACAGATCGTGTCGTGGCCTCCCTGCTGATGTGCCAAAGGGACATTGTGCAGTTTATGTTGGTAGCGAACAATCTAGGTATATCATACCCACAAGGTATTTGAATCATTCTCTTTTTAGGGATTTGCTGGATAAGGCCGAGGAAGAGTATGGATTTGGTCACCAGATGGGACTTACAATTCCCTGTGAGGAGGCTTCTTTCCAGTATCTGACGTCCATGTTGGGGAAAAGGGTGTAGTGTTGAAAGATATTAAAGTGGGTGAACTCATTGTTTTCCCTCCCTGAAGAGAAATAGATCTCATTTTTTTGACGTCTGAGGAGCACCATCTCAGCCAATGTGTCTTAGATGTTATGATTCACCATCCCGCCAATAGCTTGTTGAAGTAAAAGCAGGGGCTTGTGCAGGGAACAGGCAAGCCTGTGTATAGTTTTGGGGTGATGCCCGGTTGAGGCCACCAGAAAGAATGTGTCATACATAATCAGAAATCATTACAATGTATATTTTATAAACATGATTAAAAATCCA contains:
- the LOC131032789 gene encoding protein SMALL AUXIN UP-REGULATED RNA 12; this encodes MARSKGNPQVLIVKHIIRVLCSLANSIKADGYALSSKTRRSFSSRDEFLNRSCRGLPADVPKGHCAVYVGSEQSRYIIPTRYLNHSLFRDLLDKAEEEYGFGHQMGLTIPCEEASFQYLTSMLGKRV